One Pararhizobium sp. IMCC3301 DNA segment encodes these proteins:
- the recA gene encoding recombinase RecA: protein MINSLRVVDGDGMESKTKALDAALGQIERAFGKGSIMRLGQDNVVEIETISTGCLGLDIALGVGGLPRGRIVEIYGPESSGKTTMALHTIAEAQKIGGVCAFIDAEHALDPIYARKLGINLDDLLISQPDAGEQALEIADTLVRSGAVDVLVIDSVAALTPRAELEGEMGDSLPGLQARLMSQALRKLTASISKSNTMVIFINQIRMKIGVMFGSPETTTGGNALKFYASVRLDIRRIGAIKDRDEVVGNQTRIKVVKNKLAPPFKQVEFDIMYGSGVSKTGELLDLGVKAGIVEKSGAWFSYDSQRLGQGRENSKQFLAENPDMAQEIETAIRQNAGLIAGKLLDDKSADDDEDDKGGALSA from the coding sequence ATGATTAATTCGCTTAGAGTCGTCGACGGAGACGGAATGGAAAGTAAGACAAAAGCATTGGATGCCGCGCTCGGCCAGATAGAACGCGCATTCGGCAAAGGCTCAATCATGCGGTTGGGGCAGGATAATGTGGTGGAGATTGAAACAATCTCGACAGGCTGCTTGGGGCTGGATATTGCGCTGGGTGTCGGTGGTTTGCCGCGCGGACGTATCGTCGAGATTTATGGTCCGGAATCCTCGGGCAAAACTACCATGGCGCTTCATACCATTGCAGAAGCTCAGAAAATCGGCGGCGTCTGTGCCTTTATCGATGCCGAGCATGCTCTTGATCCTATCTATGCGCGCAAGCTGGGGATCAATCTGGACGATCTGCTGATCTCCCAGCCCGATGCCGGGGAGCAGGCACTGGAAATTGCCGATACGCTGGTGCGGTCTGGTGCGGTTGACGTGCTGGTGATCGATTCCGTTGCCGCTCTTACACCGCGCGCCGAACTGGAAGGCGAAATGGGCGATTCGCTGCCCGGCCTGCAGGCCCGCCTGATGAGCCAGGCATTGCGCAAGCTGACAGCCTCCATCTCCAAATCGAACACAATGGTTATCTTTATCAACCAGATCCGCATGAAGATCGGGGTGATGTTCGGCAGTCCGGAAACCACGACCGGCGGTAATGCACTGAAGTTTTATGCCTCGGTTCGCCTGGATATCCGCCGCATCGGAGCGATCAAGGACCGCGATGAGGTTGTCGGCAATCAGACACGTATCAAAGTGGTCAAGAACAAGCTCGCGCCGCCCTTCAAGCAGGTCGAATTTGACATCATGTATGGGTCCGGCGTGTCAAAAACCGGAGAATTGCTCGATCTCGGGGTGAAAGCGGGCATTGTCGAGAAATCCGGTGCCTGGTTCTCCTATGACAGCCAGCGTCTGGGGCAGGGTCGCGAAAACTCAAAACAGTTTCTTGCCGAAAATCCGGATATGGCCCAGGAAATTGAAACCGCAATCCGGCAGAATGCCGGGCTGATAGCGGGAAAGCTTCTGGATGATAAATCAGCCGACGATGATGAGGATGACAAGGGCGGTGCGTTAAGCGCTTAG
- a CDS encoding LacI family DNA-binding transcriptional regulator gives MNLRELADHLGLSQTTVSRALNGYPEVKEATRLRVAKAASDFGYSANASARRLATGRAGTIGMLLTADQNLLLDPHFVEFLAGVGQHLGTMDIDLLISVTTQEKEREAYRRIVRDGRVDGIILSSPRIQDHRVQDLLEMQFPFVLHGRSDVEGTYGFLDIDNEGAFTRATGYLLDLGHRRIALLNYSPKAMMFARHREHGYRRALSDRGVEFDAALLCDGHMSEENGFSFTRALLDLPEPPTAILCSSTLMALGASRAVESRDMRVGEDVSLIAHDDVLPFLKADHMRPALTTTRSSIRLAGTEISKMLLQHVRKPQDRPQRTVWPVELVVRDSTGPARGLGHTR, from the coding sequence ATGAATCTACGCGAATTGGCCGATCATCTAGGTCTGTCCCAGACGACAGTCAGCCGGGCCCTGAATGGCTATCCCGAGGTCAAGGAAGCCACACGTCTGCGGGTGGCAAAGGCCGCGAGCGACTTTGGCTACAGCGCCAACGCCAGTGCCAGACGGCTGGCAACCGGCCGCGCAGGCACCATTGGAATGCTGCTTACGGCCGATCAGAATTTGTTGCTGGATCCGCATTTTGTTGAATTTCTCGCCGGGGTGGGGCAGCATCTGGGCACCATGGATATCGATCTTCTGATTTCGGTCACGACCCAGGAAAAGGAACGGGAAGCCTATCGCCGGATTGTCCGGGACGGGCGGGTGGACGGCATCATTCTGTCGTCGCCGCGGATCCAGGATCACAGAGTGCAGGATCTGCTGGAAATGCAGTTTCCCTTTGTGCTGCATGGCCGTTCAGATGTGGAAGGGACTTATGGCTTTCTCGATATCGACAATGAGGGTGCATTTACCAGGGCGACAGGCTATCTGCTCGATCTTGGCCACCGCCGTATCGCTTTGCTGAACTACAGCCCCAAAGCCATGATGTTCGCCCGCCATCGCGAGCATGGCTACCGCAGGGCGCTGTCTGACCGGGGCGTGGAATTTGATGCTGCTCTGCTCTGTGACGGCCATATGAGCGAGGAAAACGGTTTCAGTTTCACCCGCGCCTTGCTCGATCTGCCCGAGCCGCCAACCGCGATTTTGTGTTCCAGCACCCTGATGGCGCTCGGCGCATCCCGCGCGGTTGAAAGCAGGGATATGCGGGTCGGCGAGGATGTGTCGCTGATTGCCCATGATGATGTGCTGCCGTTTCTCAAGGCGGACCACATGCGCCCGGCGCTGACCACGACACGATCCTCGATCCGTCTGGCCGGAACTGAAATCAGCAAAATGCTGTTGCAGCATGTGCGAAAACCGCAGGACAGACCGCAGCGCACAGTCTGGCCGGTGGAACTGGTGGTGCGGGATTCAACCGGACCGGCCCGGGGACTTGGGCACACCCGCTGA
- a CDS encoding extracellular solute-binding protein, translating into MRLRIAMQAATYVFATVTAPVLTLASVFTLASAFTLASVSAQAAELSIVTGFEDRDLQILKSNLAVFEDRTGNTVTIVPLPRYTNDQFERYSLWLTAQNEDIDVYLTDTTWAPQLAEHFLDLAEPAADIIQLHFPATIESQTANGRLVALPMFAKAAALYYRKDLLEKHVAFVPASWTEMVDTARNIQEAERAGGNRNMVGFVFAGAPGEDLAANALEWIKSHGGGQIVEPDGTISINNTRAAEALKKVLAWIGDVVPLEVVDYDEAAARQVWDAGNAVFLRADSDEFSRSRADDSALKDRVEMTSLPIGEGGSSPAATLGGWNVAVSRYTPHPQEATELALFLASSDVQEQLAIQQGKLPTITALYNDPDVTTVQPGIRRWKSILENAVPLPSATTMQNYNEVINEFWTAVHNTLSANGSAEENVTILERRLKRLKGSGWR; encoded by the coding sequence ATGAGATTACGCATTGCAATGCAGGCGGCCACCTATGTTTTTGCCACTGTTACAGCCCCCGTGTTGACCCTGGCATCTGTTTTTACCCTGGCATCCGCGTTTACCTTGGCATCCGTGTCGGCTCAGGCAGCTGAACTGTCGATTGTGACCGGGTTTGAGGACCGTGATCTTCAAATCCTGAAGTCCAATTTGGCAGTTTTCGAAGACCGCACCGGCAATACGGTTACCATCGTTCCCCTGCCGCGCTACACCAACGATCAGTTCGAGCGCTATTCATTGTGGCTGACAGCCCAGAATGAGGACATTGATGTCTATCTGACGGATACTACTTGGGCACCGCAACTGGCAGAGCATTTTCTTGATCTGGCCGAGCCAGCAGCAGACATCATACAATTGCATTTTCCAGCCACCATCGAATCCCAAACCGCCAATGGCAGGTTGGTCGCGCTGCCGATGTTCGCCAAGGCGGCTGCGCTGTATTATCGCAAGGACCTTCTGGAAAAGCACGTCGCCTTCGTGCCGGCCAGTTGGACGGAAATGGTGGACACAGCCAGAAACATCCAGGAAGCCGAGCGGGCCGGCGGCAACAGGAACATGGTCGGCTTTGTATTTGCCGGAGCCCCGGGAGAAGACCTGGCGGCAAATGCCCTGGAGTGGATCAAATCTCATGGCGGCGGCCAGATTGTTGAACCGGACGGAACCATCTCCATCAATAATACACGCGCAGCGGAAGCATTGAAGAAAGTGCTGGCCTGGATTGGCGATGTCGTGCCTCTGGAAGTTGTTGACTATGATGAAGCTGCAGCAAGACAGGTCTGGGATGCGGGAAATGCTGTGTTCCTGCGGGCAGATTCAGATGAATTCAGCCGCAGTAGAGCCGATGATTCCGCGCTGAAGGACCGTGTTGAAATGACCAGTCTGCCGATCGGCGAAGGCGGTTCAAGCCCGGCTGCAACCCTTGGCGGCTGGAATGTGGCGGTGTCACGCTATACACCGCATCCGCAAGAAGCGACCGAACTGGCCCTGTTCCTTGCGTCAAGTGATGTTCAGGAGCAACTTGCAATCCAGCAGGGCAAGCTGCCAACCATTACTGCCCTGTATAATGATCCTGACGTGACCACGGTGCAACCCGGCATCCGGCGTTGGAAAAGCATTCTGGAAAATGCAGTGCCGTTGCCATCGGCCACAACCATGCAGAATTACAACGAGGTCATCAATGAATTCTGGACTGCAGTTCACAACACCTTGTCTGCAAACGGGTCTGCGGAAGAAAATGTGACGATACTGGAACGCCGGCTGAAACGGCTGAAGGGCTCCGGCTGGCGCTAG
- a CDS encoding PfkB family carbohydrate kinase translates to MATSNNPGKAPLSASFCVFGGALIDRVGTFRTQFHPGQSHPGDWQQTVGGVASNVARHLAAFGASVKFASVFAQDAAAETVRQRLTQDGLSIISGSVIPDGVTPTYTVMHDTGGNVIAGLADMALHEHMNASWVRKMAAAAAYSSHWVADTNLPPEALTLLTELKQGNPLYIVAVSPAKMAKIADLLPEIDGLICNRQEAQALTGTAYADAPDAAAGLAHAGLRLCIISDGANSSALARRKADQNLQIVRQKPLPYSGSSGSSGSSGGSDRHAVRLTGAGDSYAAACLYALCTWPDTSADDILNYGHAAARLAIAAEDTCPALSWQSIDETAAES, encoded by the coding sequence ATGGCCACTTCCAACAATCCAGGAAAAGCCCCGTTGTCGGCTTCATTCTGTGTATTCGGCGGCGCCCTGATAGACCGTGTCGGAACCTTCAGGACGCAGTTTCACCCAGGCCAGTCTCATCCAGGCGACTGGCAGCAGACTGTCGGCGGCGTGGCATCAAATGTCGCGCGGCATCTTGCCGCCTTCGGCGCAAGTGTAAAATTCGCATCTGTCTTCGCTCAGGATGCCGCTGCTGAAACCGTGCGGCAGCGGCTGACACAGGACGGCCTGTCGATCATTTCCGGCAGTGTCATTCCAGATGGCGTGACCCCGACTTATACAGTCATGCATGACACCGGTGGCAATGTCATTGCCGGCCTCGCCGACATGGCACTTCATGAGCATATGAACGCCAGTTGGGTGCGGAAAATGGCGGCAGCGGCAGCGTACAGCTCGCACTGGGTTGCCGACACGAATTTACCGCCGGAGGCGCTGACACTTCTGACAGAATTGAAACAAGGCAACCCGCTTTATATCGTGGCTGTATCGCCCGCTAAAATGGCAAAAATTGCCGATCTTTTGCCAGAAATTGATGGCCTGATCTGCAACAGGCAAGAGGCGCAGGCGCTGACTGGAACAGCCTATGCTGACGCGCCGGATGCCGCTGCCGGACTTGCCCATGCCGGCTTACGGCTCTGTATCATCAGTGATGGCGCAAACAGCAGCGCGCTGGCCCGGCGCAAGGCGGACCAGAACCTGCAGATTGTGCGACAAAAACCGCTGCCCTATTCTGGCAGCTCTGGCAGTTCTGGCAGCTCTGGCGGATCAGACCGGCATGCGGTGCGCTTGACTGGGGCCGGCGACAGCTATGCCGCCGCCTGCCTCTACGCGCTCTGCACCTGGCCGGATACCAGCGCTGACGACATTTTGAACTATGGCCACGCCGCCGCCCGCCTTGCAATCGCAGCCGAAGACACCTGTCCGGCGCTGAGTTGGCAGAGCATTGATGAAACAGCAGCAGAAAGCTAG
- a CDS encoding pseudouridine-5'-phosphate glycosidase, with translation MSTPKQTLSGLLKISRPVATALAAGQPVVALESTIITHGMPWPQNLETAHAVEQTVMDAGAVPATIAVLDGAIRIGLSAEELDRLAHLKQVRKLSRADLAHALVLGEAGSTTVAATMICAQLAGIQVFATGGLGGVHRGATESMDISADLGEFQKSEIVVVCAGAKAILDIPKTLEVLETLGIPVLSYGTDRFPAFWSRDSGLASPLRLDHPQQIADFMRIRKQLGQSGGVIVANPVPEAAEIDKQILEPLISRALKEARAAGIGGKAVTPFLLQRIFELTEGRSLETNIALVLNNAVLAARIAAEL, from the coding sequence ATGTCCACACCGAAACAGACCCTGTCAGGACTCCTGAAAATATCCAGGCCGGTTGCCACAGCTCTGGCGGCAGGCCAGCCGGTTGTGGCTCTGGAATCGACCATCATAACCCACGGCATGCCCTGGCCTCAAAATCTTGAGACCGCACATGCCGTGGAGCAGACCGTAATGGACGCCGGAGCCGTACCTGCGACGATTGCCGTTCTCGATGGCGCGATACGGATCGGCCTGTCGGCAGAAGAACTTGACCGACTGGCGCATCTGAAACAGGTGCGTAAACTGTCGCGGGCAGACCTTGCCCACGCGCTTGTTCTGGGCGAAGCCGGATCAACAACCGTGGCGGCAACCATGATCTGCGCTCAGCTTGCCGGTATTCAGGTTTTCGCCACCGGCGGGCTTGGCGGCGTTCATCGCGGCGCAACCGAGAGCATGGACATATCCGCCGATCTTGGTGAATTTCAGAAATCCGAAATTGTGGTTGTCTGCGCCGGTGCCAAGGCCATACTTGATATTCCGAAAACTCTGGAAGTGCTGGAAACGCTCGGCATTCCGGTGTTGTCTTATGGCACGGACAGATTTCCCGCTTTCTGGTCACGCGACAGCGGTCTGGCATCACCGTTGCGGCTCGATCATCCGCAGCAGATCGCCGATTTCATGCGCATCAGAAAACAGCTCGGACAGAGCGGTGGGGTGATTGTCGCCAACCCGGTGCCAGAAGCAGCCGAAATAGACAAACAGATTTTGGAGCCTTTGATTTCCCGCGCTCTGAAAGAGGCCCGCGCGGCCGGTATCGGCGGCAAGGCGGTGACACCCTTTCTGCTGCAGCGGATTTTCGAGTTGACCGAAGGCCGCAGCCTGGAAACGAATATCGCGCTGGTCCTGAATAATGCAGTTCTGGCGGCCAGGATCGCCGCCGAACTCTAG